One Arcobacter sp. FWKO B genomic window, TATGGCTATATATTTCTTAAGCCATGGTGAGTTTTTGGGTGCTATTTTATTTGCATGGATTGGTGGTGCATTTGATATAATTGATGGGAAAATTGCTAGAAAATATAATTTATCAACACCTTTTGGGGTACAAATTGATTCATTTGCTGATTTTTTGTCCTTTGTATTAGTACCTGTTATGTTTATATTTTTTGCTATTTTTGATGGGAAAGAAGAGTTTATAAACTTTTTTGTTGTTGCTGCTGTATTTATATATTATGTGATAAGTGGGCTTAGGAGACTAGTTCATTTTAATCTTACAAATGATGCAGGAAGTGTAACAAAATATTTCACTGGAGTTCCAACTCCACTAGGTGCCATATTAATGATGTTCGTCTATTTTGGTTGGGAGGCAGGAATACTGTTTAATGAATATATTGTACTTGCTTTTGTAGTAGTTATTGGATATTTACTTAACTCAAAAGTTAAGATTCCACACCCATAATTTTATCTAAAATCTAAAAGGTAAAATCTAAAAAGTTAATAAGACAAAATGGAACGCCAGATTCATCTGGTGATTAATAGGTAGTGAATAAATGCAAGATTATATAGTTTCTATGGATTTGGGGTCAAACTCTTTTAGGGTTTTGAAGTA contains:
- a CDS encoding CDP-alcohol phosphatidyltransferase family protein, with protein sequence MGFLFNKNNHFNLANLATFMNITAGLMAIYFLSHGEFLGAILFAWIGGAFDIIDGKIARKYNLSTPFGVQIDSFADFLSFVLVPVMFIFFAIFDGKEEFINFFVVAAVFIYYVISGLRRLVHFNLTNDAGSVTKYFTGVPTPLGAILMMFVYFGWEAGILFNEYIVLAFVVVIGYLLNSKVKIPHP